In Argonema galeatum A003/A1, one DNA window encodes the following:
- a CDS encoding 2Fe-2S iron-sulfur cluster-binding protein gives MAVYQIRLMNPAIGLDRTIAVPDSEYILDIAEAAGMRLPSGCKQGDCSACVAKLVSGEVDMSEQKFLRQQEIEAGYTITCVAYPLSDCTLITHQEQFLYQSSLYFSSHPES, from the coding sequence ATGGCAGTTTATCAAATCAGGCTGATGAATCCAGCAATAGGACTAGACCGCACGATCGCAGTTCCGGACTCGGAGTATATTTTAGATATCGCTGAGGCTGCTGGTATGAGGTTACCATCTGGGTGCAAGCAAGGAGATTGTTCCGCCTGTGTCGCCAAGCTGGTCAGCGGTGAGGTAGACATGAGCGAGCAAAAGTTTCTGCGCCAGCAAGAGATAGAAGCTGGCTACACTATTACCTGTGTGGCTTACCCTTTGTCTGATTGCACTCTCATCACTCATCAAGAACAATTTTTATATCAATCGTCGCTTTATTTCTCGTCCCATCCAGAATCTTAG